Proteins encoded in a region of the Burkholderia ubonensis subsp. mesacidophila genome:
- a CDS encoding CopD family protein: MAMLWVKTFHIVLIASWFAGLFYLPRIYVNLAMETDPAAIRRLLVMARKLFRFMTLIAVPALACGMWLWLVVGIGQGQGWVHAKVTVVLLLIVYHAYCGHLLKVFERGENRRSDRWYRVFNELPVLGMLVAVALAVIKPF; the protein is encoded by the coding sequence ATGGCAATGCTCTGGGTCAAGACGTTCCATATCGTACTGATCGCATCGTGGTTCGCGGGGCTGTTCTACCTGCCGCGCATCTACGTGAACCTCGCGATGGAAACCGATCCCGCCGCGATTCGGCGGCTGCTCGTGATGGCGCGCAAGCTGTTCCGCTTCATGACGCTCATCGCGGTGCCGGCGCTCGCGTGCGGCATGTGGCTGTGGCTCGTGGTCGGCATCGGCCAGGGGCAGGGCTGGGTGCACGCGAAGGTCACGGTCGTGCTGCTGCTGATCGTCTATCACGCGTATTGCGGCCACCTGCTGAAGGTGTTCGAGCGCGGCGAGAACCGCCGCTCTGACCGGTGGTATCGCGTGTTCAACGAGCTGCCGGTGCTCGGGATGCTCGTGGCGGTCGCGCTCGCGGTCATCAAGCCGTTCTGA